The following proteins come from a genomic window of Lujinxingia sediminis:
- a CDS encoding serine/threonine-protein kinase, whose translation MSEPGILPKPVPFGKYYLLERINVGGMAEVFKAKAFGVEGFERMLAIKQILPNIAEDKGFIEMFIDEAKIAVQLTHPNIAQIFDLGQVDGSYFIALEYISGKDLKTQYERARRIGEKISIPRVCYIMMKVCEGLGYAHEKKDPQGNHLQIIHRDISPQNILTSFEGEVKIIDFGIAKAQGKTSHTHNGMIKGKFSYMSPEQVRGLHVDHRSDIFSMGVVLYELLTLERLFTGESDFETLEKIRRVEMSPPSLYNPHIPKALEDIVLRALSGNPEERFQTAYEFGEALERFMRDQGYYYTNKDLAAYMKEAFSADIEFENKKTEYYRSLNLKPIEEAPRPQAPRRPAADLSWGDEEMETQIFGREDAIAIVDDADIVYADESIARVDESATQVHLSGAHAAVSEEASTREFERWDMNLDLGQSPRRHNSRPGEELDLDLDIEPRRSAPLTSQMPAVERRRDSHTTVPGAVTAPPANYKKRKKGGVNPGVIALVALLVIALGLGVVWMTRDTTAPVMFAFGEEPVRIYVDGQLVHEGPTPYEWEGSAGTYTVAVERDGFERYETKATLVAGEPTRLAEELTPLNYANTGFNVASTPEGAKVFIGDKEVEGITPVEIRDLAPGSYTLRVTLDEYFEAEKELEIKLDQVIDHSVALRPAKVDLRVTSDPGRADYTIYTAEGSERVARGRTPDTASDLDASRNYRVVISRRGYDDWEGTFEPGTEADATLDAELTRTESEPAVADARPATAASVPDRTGSSASSGSSRTETARAEPARETTTRREEPAPKPASTGTGTVSIASRPAARIYINDVDTGNYTPLMNHRLPAGTHKIVLVNPEFNLNKTFYVDLKPGGEERIINR comes from the coding sequence ATGAGCGAACCGGGAATCCTTCCAAAACCCGTCCCCTTCGGCAAATACTACCTCCTTGAACGCATCAACGTCGGGGGCATGGCCGAGGTCTTCAAAGCAAAAGCTTTCGGTGTCGAGGGCTTTGAGCGCATGCTGGCGATCAAGCAGATTCTGCCCAACATCGCCGAAGATAAAGGCTTTATCGAGATGTTCATCGATGAAGCCAAAATCGCCGTGCAGCTCACCCACCCCAACATCGCCCAGATCTTCGATCTTGGGCAGGTCGACGGCTCCTACTTCATCGCTCTGGAGTACATCAGCGGCAAAGATCTGAAGACCCAGTACGAGCGCGCACGCCGCATTGGCGAAAAGATCTCCATCCCGCGTGTCTGCTACATCATGATGAAGGTCTGCGAGGGGCTGGGCTACGCCCACGAAAAGAAAGACCCCCAGGGCAACCACCTCCAGATCATCCACCGCGACATCTCCCCGCAGAACATCCTGACCTCCTTTGAAGGGGAGGTGAAGATCATCGACTTTGGCATCGCCAAAGCCCAGGGCAAGACCAGCCACACCCACAACGGGATGATCAAGGGCAAGTTCAGCTACATGAGCCCCGAGCAGGTCCGCGGTCTGCACGTCGACCACCGCAGCGACATCTTCAGCATGGGCGTGGTCCTCTATGAGCTCCTCACCTTAGAGCGCCTCTTCACCGGTGAGAGCGACTTTGAGACGCTCGAGAAGATCCGCCGCGTCGAGATGAGCCCCCCCTCGCTCTACAACCCGCACATCCCCAAAGCGCTTGAAGACATCGTGCTTCGCGCGCTCAGCGGCAACCCCGAGGAGCGCTTCCAGACCGCCTACGAATTCGGCGAGGCGCTTGAGCGCTTTATGCGCGACCAGGGCTACTACTACACCAACAAAGATCTGGCCGCGTACATGAAGGAAGCCTTCAGCGCGGACATCGAGTTTGAGAACAAAAAGACCGAGTATTACCGCTCGCTCAACCTCAAACCCATCGAAGAAGCCCCGCGCCCTCAGGCCCCGCGCCGACCGGCCGCCGATCTGAGCTGGGGCGATGAGGAGATGGAGACCCAGATCTTTGGCCGTGAAGACGCCATCGCGATTGTCGATGACGCCGACATCGTCTACGCCGACGAGAGCATCGCGCGTGTCGACGAGAGCGCCACCCAGGTCCACCTCTCCGGTGCTCACGCCGCAGTCAGCGAAGAAGCGTCGACCCGCGAGTTTGAACGCTGGGATATGAACCTCGACCTGGGGCAGAGCCCGCGTCGCCATAACTCCCGACCGGGCGAAGAGCTCGATCTGGACCTCGATATTGAGCCTCGACGCAGTGCCCCTCTCACCTCTCAGATGCCCGCGGTGGAACGTCGTCGTGACTCCCATACCACCGTGCCCGGCGCTGTGACGGCCCCCCCTGCCAACTACAAAAAACGCAAAAAAGGCGGCGTCAATCCGGGTGTCATCGCCCTGGTGGCCCTGCTGGTGATCGCGCTGGGCCTGGGCGTGGTCTGGATGACCCGCGATACCACCGCGCCGGTGATGTTCGCCTTTGGCGAAGAGCCGGTGCGCATCTACGTCGACGGCCAGCTCGTCCACGAGGGGCCCACCCCCTACGAGTGGGAGGGAAGCGCCGGGACGTACACCGTGGCCGTGGAACGCGATGGCTTTGAGCGCTACGAGACCAAAGCCACACTCGTCGCCGGCGAGCCCACTCGCCTGGCCGAAGAGCTCACGCCACTGAACTACGCCAACACCGGCTTTAACGTCGCCAGCACGCCCGAAGGGGCAAAGGTCTTTATCGGCGATAAGGAAGTTGAAGGCATCACCCCGGTCGAGATCCGCGATCTGGCACCGGGGAGCTACACCCTGCGCGTCACTCTCGATGAGTACTTTGAGGCCGAAAAAGAACTCGAGATCAAACTCGACCAGGTCATCGACCACAGCGTGGCGCTCCGCCCGGCAAAGGTCGATCTCCGGGTCACCAGCGATCCCGGCCGCGCTGATTACACCATCTACACCGCCGAGGGCAGCGAGCGCGTCGCCCGCGGTCGCACCCCGGATACCGCCAGCGATCTCGATGCATCGCGCAACTACCGCGTTGTGATCTCGCGACGTGGCTACGACGACTGGGAAGGCACCTTTGAGCCGGGCACCGAGGCCGACGCCACGCTTGATGCGGAGCTTACGCGCACCGAGTCGGAGCCGGCCGTCGCCGACGCACGTCCCGCCACCGCCGCATCGGTGCCCGATCGCACCGGCTCTTCCGCCTCGTCGGGCTCCAGCCGCACCGAAACAGCTCGCGCCGAACCGGCGCGGGAGACCACCACGCGCCGCGAAGAGCCCGCACCAAAGCCTGCCAGCACCGGCACGGGCACCGTCTCGATCGCCTCGCGCCCTGCGGCGCGCATCTACATCAACGATGTGGACACCGGCAATTACACCCCGCTGATGAACCATCGCCTGCCTGCCGGTACCCACAAAATCGTGCTGGTGAACCCCGAGTTTAACCTCAATAAGACCTTCTACGTCGATCTGAAGCCCGGCGGCGAAGAGCGCATCATCAACCGATGA